The region GAGAGGTCTTTGGAGGTCTTTCCTGCAATTTCTTCGACAACAAGTGAGAATATAAAAGTAGTAACAGATAATCAAGATAGTTCGAAGAATAAAGAAATTGAGGGAACTGTTGCTTCAGAAAATTTGGGAGAAAATACTGTTTATTCTgaaagaaattcaaagaacagTGAAATTGAGGCGTTGATTACTCCAGCAGGTTCGGAAAATGTTGCAGTTGAAACAGAAATAGAAAGTTTACGagacaaaaaaattgagacaacaatcgttgaagaaaatttgaaaaatcgtgATGCTGAACCAATTGTCACTGTAGAAGCAAGCTCAATAATAAGTGGTACTGAGGTAGTACTTACTTCAGGAGAAATTTTGATGGAATGTCCAACTACCGATAAAGTTGACGATGGACAACATACAATGGGTAATATTGAAGTGGATAGAACAATAACTTCAGGTGATAAGTCGAAAGAGATCTCGAAAAGTGATGAAGTTGAGGCGACTATTGCTACAGACGTAGTCGAAGAGAATGTTGTAAACGAGGTGGTTCCGGaagaaaatttgaaccaagCAAATGGCCTCAAGGAAGTGGAGAtgtctaatgaagaagtatgCTATTTTGAGGAAGTCGAATATTCGGAAAAGGATATCGAACAAATCGTTCCATTGGTTCCCGAAGTCCAAGAGATTTGCGAACAGGTGGAAGCTCCTACGATCCATCTGGATACTTTATCGATAAAAACGGTCGTCGACCAACCCAAAAAGTCGGTGAACGGTGCTCTACTTAACAAAGACCCCGAACAGTGTAAAAGTAAAGACGAAAGGACGTTGCAGTGCGACGCGAAAGTTACAAAGTGCCGGACAGAAATCCGAATCGAAGAGTGCCAAGAGACGACTAGTGCGCGAGTCGACACGCCCCTTGACACCGGTCAGGACTCGTTGTTCGTCCCGCCCCTCGACACTGGACAGTTCGACGTGAACAGTCCGGCCTCGCCGGACAACGCGCCTAAATCCCGAGATACGAAGATGCTGAGGGTGGTCGGCGGTCTCAGAAAGGGTCAGCAACACGGCGAGTTCGGCTACCCTACGCCACCCGGCTCCGAGGAGGAAAAAGATACGGACGAACAGACTAAACTCATCTACAGCCACATCCTGCAGACTCAGGAGCAGGAGGAGGACTTCTTGTCCGAGATGGTGGTGGACGATACCGAGATAGACCCGGCCGACCTGCTGGAGAGATTGTCGGACGTAGAGAGGGAGTTGTCCAGGTCCGCAACGCCCGGTATAGGCAAGTCCTACGAGCAGATCGTCAAGGATTCCGTAGGCAGTCAGAACTCCTCCGACGAAGACGACGACGAGATCGTCTCCAAAAAGTGCAATAGCAAAGATCAAGACCAAGACATCAGCTTCGACGAGATGGAACAGTTCCTGAAGAAATGCGAGAACGACGACTACCCCCAAGCCAACCGAAAGAAACGGAAAAGGCAGAAAGCCGTAGCCGAAGACTCCAGGTCGAGGAAGAACTCCTTCACCAGGTCCCCGAAACGGGTGAAGATCAACGACGAGCCCGAGACGCACTTCATAACCTACGACGAAGACTCCAAAGACGACGTGTGGTCCGACCAGAACGCCTACAACCCGTCCTCCTCGTCAGACGACGAGGACGATGTCGGTCGAAGATCGCTCGCCAAACGAAAACCTTCTCCGATGCCACTCTCGAAATATCTGAGCAAGAAGAACGGAATCAAGACCCACCTACCTCTATCTGGAAGGTTGTCGCCGGAGAAGCCGCCTCCGCTGAAGGGAATACTGAAGCGCATCGAGCAGAGGCATACCTACCAGCCCCTGCACCCGGTGGACGACGAGCCCGAGACTGCGATGATCGTGTTGCACGAACGCGAGATCGGCAGGGGTAAGAGAGGATCTATCGCGGTAAAGGTGTTCAAGATATCTTTCGCCGCTTTCCAAGTACCCTTCGACGATTACAAACTGTGCCATCACGCCATGGTTTACCTTAAACACGTCAAACACGAAGACATGAAAGACAATGTGTCCGTGCGCACGAACAGGGACTTCGAGGAGGAGGAGATGTACAACCAGCCGGACAATAAACCTATGTATAAAATCGTTTTTGACAAAAAGTCCCCGCAGCTCAACTCGAACGACCGAAAGTACTACTGCGATCCGTCGATCAGTTCGGTCGCCGCCGCCAAACAACAACCCAACAAAAGAACTTTATACGAGTCAGAGAACGAACAAGGTACTGTACATTTATCTACTGAAATTTCAAACCCGACTCCACCAGTCGATCCCTCGATCCCGATATCACCGCCCTACTTCTCCCCGTCCTCCAATAGCAGCTCCGAATTCCCCGAATCCGCCAAGCTCATCCCCTTCCAGGACATAGAGAGGGCGTTGCTTGTGGTCGAGCCCGACAAGTCGGAATGTCGCGAACGAAACGTACAAAACGCCTATAAGTCCATAGACATGGAGACCATAGAGCTCTTGTCGAACAACGCCGATTTTCACAAGATGTTGAGGGATCTGAACGGCGACGTGCTAATCGAGAAGGTTCCGTTGATAAGCGTCGAGGAAACGGCGGACGGCGTCGTTACGGCTTTCGTCAACGACAACGACCTCGTGTCGAATCTGAACACGGACGAGCAACTGTTGAAGAACGTATGTCGGCAGCTGGAATCCGAAGCGATGGCGTCTCAGAATCGACTGATAGTCGACGGCGCCTTCTTGGAAGTCTTGGACGCCACTCGACAAGACGTCGAAACGTATTCGGCCACGATGCCCGGCGATTCTTTTCCGTTGCGCGTCGTTTCCAATACCGTTCCCGCTTCTTTGCATCGACATTCCTATTCTGCTGACCCCCCTTTGGCGCATTCGGGTTATACTGAGGCGGGTTACCCGTCTACTTTCGTCCCCAAACACTCGCCTCCTTTGGTACCGCCGCTGGCCCATATGTACCCCTCGGATCTTTCGGTATACCCGATGCACCAGCAGCCTTATCCCAATCTGCACGCTGGTTATCCAGAGGCCGGTTGTTTTTCGACGGCCCGGACATCTCCTTTGACGGTCACTTCTGCGTCCATCATTTCCATGGGTCAGGAGACTTACAACGTGCCTGATTCGTCTTTAATCCACTCCGGTTACTCCGAGATGAACGCGAGTATCGCAAGTCCGCAATTGAAGATGCCAGTCTATTCAGTTTCGCCACAAACGCTGCCCGTGAATATGAAATCTTTTATTCCGAATCCGTCTGTGGTTCCGTCACTCTATCCCGAGGGTCTTCTACCTTACCCTCAGACTACGTCTTCGTCTTACACTTGCAGCGTGCCTGCTTATCCAGACGCGAACTGTTTGATTCCTAATTTACCTCGCCCTGAACACTATCCCGAGAAGAAACCCATAGTTCCTAGTCCCCCGCTAACGGCGCCACCTCACTCTACCGTTTCAAACGCGCAACATCTAGACACCTCCGCATCTATACCCAGCCTACCGTCAACATCGAAGTGTTCAAAGACGCTCAGATGTTCTTCTAGGCGCGAATCCTATCGAACTAAACAGCCCCAAGTAAAGACTGACAAACGGAGGAAGAGGTTGCCCAAAGAGGTGTTAACCATTTCTCAGATCAACGAATCGACCACCGATCTCTCTAACCTTGACAATAATAACAAAACGAATTCTAGCATTTATCCTACAACTAACCCTGGGATTTTCACGCGAACCAGGAGCAGACTGCGTTCTTCTAGGTGTTTGCGCGTATCCCAACCGACTGATTACTTCTGTAAGACCTCTAAATCGAGGGATCCGCGTTTAAGGCAACCTATTCTTTGCGTATCGCCCCCCTTCGTCGCTAGAAGCCGGAAACCGAGCCTCCGGATCCACTTTTGTTGTCCTGCTGGAAAAAAGCGATGGGTGCGCAGAAAATCGTTGCGGAAAATCGGTAAACGGTACGGTGAAGTCGAGTTCCCGATCGTGAATGCGGTTCTCGGAACCACGACGTCTAAACCTAAGCAGTCGAGCTTGGAGCGTTGCTGTTGTTCCACGACGAAAGTAGAACCGACTCCAATGTTTATCGAATCAACTCAGAAATTTATCGAGCCCACTCAGAAATTTGTCGAACCAACTCAGAAATTTATCGAGCCCACTCAGTCATTTGTCGAGCCAATGCAGAAAATTGTCGAGTCAACTCAGAAATTTATCGAGCCAACTCAGTCATTTGTCGAGCCAATGCAGAAATTTGTCGAGTCAACTCAGAAATTTATCGAGCCAACTCAGAAATTTATCGAGCCAACTCGGACATTTGTCGAGCCAACTCAGACATTTGTCGAGTCAACTCAGAAATTTATCGAACCAATTCAGCAATTTGTTGAATCAACTCAGAAATTTATCGAGCCAACTCAGACATTTGTCGAGTCAACTCAGAAATTTATCGAACCAACTCAGAAATTTGTCGAACCAACTCAGCAATTTGTTGAAACAAATCAGAAATTTATCGAGCCTACTACAAAGTTTGTCGAACCGAAGATTCGAAATTTCGTCGAACCGTCTCGAAAATTTGTTGAATCGACTCCTAAAATAATCGAGCCGAAGTTTGTCGAACCTACGAGGTCGAGACTAGTCGAACCTAAGCCAAAGATTGTCGAACCAATTCCCGACGTCCATTTTGCGGTACCGAAGAGTGCGCCTCGCCAAAACGCGCATCTAAAAACCGTACCACCGCCTACTTCAAACAACGAACAGAAAGTACAAAAGGCGCCAGCGCGCAAACGCGGCAGACCGCCTAAAAATTCCAAGTCTCACTCGAAAGACGCGAGCGCGAAAGACCACATTCCATCCACTTCGAAGCACATTCCTGTAGTGGCGCCGCGCGGTGTCAAAGCCAGTAAAGGCGCCGAACAAAAGAACTACCCGGCCACTCGAAGCGCGTCGCAACCACGCATCGAACCGCTGAAAATCATCAAAGATCCCAAGTCGAAAAACTATTGCAAGGTCGTGCCCGTCAGAGCTAAAACGCCGGAACCGATGCCGGTACCCGGCACTTACAACTTCAACATTTCGGACACTGAAACTAAAGAGGTGTGTCGCCCTAAGGCGAAACAGGCGGAAAACGCAGAGAACCAGGTGGAATTCGAGACCCACCTGCCTCTGAAAAAAAGGAAACTGTCGATGCCGGTAACTTCGCCCACGCCCACCCAATCAACGTCGTTGGCACGCAGTAGAGAAAAAGAAATAAGCTATCCCGCCACGCCCATGCTAAGCATTGCGGACGTCTATATGCAGTCGAGGGTGTTCAAGACGCCCGCTGAAAAGAAGCAACTCCCTCCAGAGTCCTCGAAGACGGTACCTTCCCAGTTCAACAGTAGCCCCTACCCCCCTAACCCGCGTCACTTCCCCCTCAACCTCGACTGCCCCTCTTACTCTCCACCCACAGTCCTATTCCCTCCAAAATTCAGTCACACCAATTGAGTGGATAGCTGATAGAAAGCAGGATGCAGCACAAGAACCAAGAAGAATACTCGGGGAAGAAATCAGTATTTACTCAACTCTCATCTTTGTTATCTGTGATAAATgtcatatatatttcatttttattgtttttattttgttatctgTTAacaaaaagaatatttatttctacatCACTGTTCATTATTTGCAATGATTCTGTATACAAAATAACTGGACCGAAGCAAGAAGAAAGAAAACGGAAGACAGCTATGTTGAGAAGCAACAAGAGATGGGTGCCGATTGGAAAAGACATCAAGTGAAGATGTGTTCGAGATTTAATTGATGGCTGATTTCGATAAGTTCTTGAatcttttaatattttattctaattcattctttcaatttgCTATTCAAagtaacttctttattatcaaTTTGTTCTTAAACATTagtaaatttatttctgaggtcgaaacaagaaaatttttttgctACTGGATATTTTGGTAAGTGGCTCATTTTTGTTAAATAGGGAATTAAACCTGGTGTTCACCAAATTATTTCTTGTGGTTGCTGTTGAAAAGCTTTTTCTGTTTTCAGTCGATTTATCTGTGTCTTAGATAAAGATATGTGTGTTCTGAAATAAATGTCTTCTTGGTCAGATGACATTTTCAAACTTTTTGTGGGTGTTCTAATTGTCTTCTGGTATATGTCATCTATGTACTAATGTTGGTAGTTGTGAAATCTCGTTGACTCGTTGTTATTAACCGAAATTTTGGCCAAGGAGGAAAATGGCTGTTAATCGTCACaccaatttaatatttcaattgGAAAATCTTTCTCGGTTCTTCTACCAAaattataaaccattttatCATGTCCATTCTAGAATATAtgaatttcaagttgaaaaaatatcagaaacCGTATTTTTTTACTTTTGGGGCCAGTGACGAATAATATCTgtgataaatttcaatatttttcattacgaATTAATCTTAGAGTTTTCAAAAGATGCTTAATATGTTATACTTTGAATGCTCTTTCTctctatctttgtttgcttTCTCTCATTTTAAAACGGAATTTGTCCTTTAAGTTttgttttccttttatttttcttggatcatttgattttttaaaactacacATTGTTATTTATAGGGTTCATATAGTTTATGGATAGATTAGGTGATCAGATTCAGCTTTAATCCCTCAGTATTTATATTCAtgttaccaaaaaaattatatttttttaattgcctAAAATGCCATATATCATGAAGATAATTTGTTTTGttactttcaaattttattatattttaatgttgaatttttcatttttataaatcaaattatttatattaagtttgaatattttatttatctcTTGTATTTACaaagttttttttcagatgTTTATTCATACTCTTTTACATTTCAGAATccactttttatttttcagctaaCCTACTTtatccatttttattttcatggaGTTTCACATTTAAAGCATTTAATTTTCATATTGAGACATcctgacaaaaaaaaagagttttcaaaaatgatcattccaaaaaatttagaacatcaatatttaataaattggcaattttcagattctaaccTAAGATATTCAGCATAACACAAAATTGTCGATTTATTTTTACTTTGATGTTTTGCGCTAAATTCTCACTTTTGaaacttcattcattcatctcTTTCTGTCTAAATAAAGATTAAATGCTTaagtgttgcagttttttttaagtttttatgGATTATTGTCAAATCATGTTTTatgagtttaatttttttttttttcagttgtcaAAAAGAAGAGATCTTATACAAGAAGATCAACAAGTAAGTAAAAAAGCATGTA is a window of Harmonia axyridis chromosome 2, icHarAxyr1.1, whole genome shotgun sequence DNA encoding:
- the LOC123672636 gene encoding uncharacterized protein LOC123672636 isoform X1 translates to MLRIQAVESFSIKMSVEDFGFPLPVKIEEEDQKLCIDLDTEENSPEDIVIEWHLEIRRFFSSYSAASGEIKLVTIMKEYITSLTERAIHFEHVVRLHEMVDYHMEHIYWFYRDSDTCLSDLYLDYMEHIMTFYVNLSLRVLLALKSKIKVTQEMVNNTTQKVIKRLSFYLLKSEYHIFHVLIRQTTTMVDGMIKDLMSILNSNICKQIFRNIYKFFLVMVPIRDLSEEAFCRAFILFENWKAFENHKHNEHIEKCMENIFNHTMDSIKENEFLRDILMPKTSIISELMRVMGCDPSITKAYFDYIKAKQKQDGESIDDIGKLKLENVMLSDTEDTESVDEDDGVDFDDKYEELFGNIMKNSDYDLDEVLFDCKNERNSLEVTSGEQDPDIMVVDTDSDSDVEIVSITPSNKENSNTSRRTHTGQPTSFLESITIDVDTTRRRYGFRTFGNFNNTPTHTTTEIAHSSTSYIEQPPQTVFDRQDVLEVINDTPIETLNIDNDIVETTESNTNVPVKENNSVVNIMQADTSGNEMSKSDKVTSSDLEVPVLSPTNLSCDLSEVPMELEISDYLSDFNEKIVDTAAPKAVEVSSSSNTLPENSISAPSQSSAVQEVANFSKAAQMPISVKTNGTINHICRCSQLLGTLAPTEREERSLEVFPAISSTTSENIKVVTDNQDSSKNKEIEGTVASENLGENTVYSERNSKNSEIEALITPAGSENVAVETEIESLRDKKIETTIVEENLKNRDAEPIVTVEASSIISGTEVVLTSGEILMECPTTDKVDDGQHTMGNIEVDRTITSGDKSKEISKSDEVEATIATDVVEENVVNEVVPEENLNQANGLKEVEMSNEEVCYFEEVEYSEKDIEQIVPLVPEVQEICEQVEAPTIHLDTLSIKTVVDQPKKSVNGALLNKDPEQCKSKDERTLQCDAKVTKCRTEIRIEECQETTSARVDTPLDTGQDSLFVPPLDTGQFDVNSPASPDNAPKSRDTKMLRVVGGLRKGQQHGEFGYPTPPGSEEEKDTDEQTKLIYSHILQTQEQEEDFLSEMVVDDTEIDPADLLERLSDVERELSRSATPGIGKSYEQIVKDSVGSQNSSDEDDDEIVSKKCNSKDQDQDISFDEMEQFLKKCENDDYPQANRKKRKRQKAVAEDSRSRKNSFTRSPKRVKINDEPETHFITYDEDSKDDVWSDQNAYNPSSSSDDEDDVGRRSLAKRKPSPMPLSKYLSKKNGIKTHLPLSGRLSPEKPPPLKGILKRIEQRHTYQPLHPVDDEPETAMIVLHEREIGRGKRGSIAVKVFKISFAAFQVPFDDYKLCHHAMVYLKHVKHEDMKDNVSVRTNRDFEEEEMYNQPDNKPMYKIVFDKKSPQLNSNDRKYYCDPSISSVAAAKQQPNKRTLYESENEQGTVHLSTEISNPTPPVDPSIPISPPYFSPSSNSSSEFPESAKLIPFQDIERALLVVEPDKSECRERNVQNAYKSIDMETIELLSNNADFHKMLRDLNGDVLIEKVPLISVEETADGVVTAFVNDNDLVSNLNTDEQLLKNVCRQLESEAMASQNRLIVDGAFLEVLDATRQDVETYSATMPGDSFPLRVVSNTVPASLHRHSYSADPPLAHSGYTEAGYPSTFVPKHSPPLVPPLAHMYPSDLSVYPMHQQPYPNLHAGYPEAGCFSTARTSPLTVTSASIISMGQETYNVPDSSLIHSGYSEMNASIASPQLKMPVYSVSPQTLPVNMKSFIPNPSVVPSLYPEGLLPYPQTTSSSYTCSVPAYPDANCLIPNLPRPEHYPEKKPIVPSPPLTAPPHSTVSNAQHLDTSASIPSLPSTSKCSKTLRCSSRRESYRTKQPQVKTDKRRKRLPKEVLTISQINESTTDLSNLDNNNKTNSSIYPTTNPGIFTRTRSRLRSSRCLRVSQPTDYFCKTSKSRDPRLRQPILCVSPPFVARSRKPSLRIHFCCPAGKKRWVRRKSLRKIGKRYGEVEFPIVNAVLGTTTSKPKQSSLERCCCSTTKVEPTPMFIESTQKFIEPTQKFVEPTQKFIEPTQSFVEPMQKIVESTQKFIEPTQSFVEPMQKFVESTQKFIEPTQKFIEPTRTFVEPTQTFVESTQKFIEPIQQFVESTQKFIEPTQTFVESTQKFIEPTQKFVEPTQQFVETNQKFIEPTTKFVEPKIRNFVEPSRKFVESTPKIIEPKFVEPTRSRLVEPKPKIVEPIPDVHFAVPKSAPRQNAHLKTVPPPTSNNEQKVQKAPARKRGRPPKNSKSHSKDASAKDHIPSTSKHIPVVAPRGVKASKGAEQKNYPATRSASQPRIEPLKIIKDPKSKNYCKVVPVRAKTPEPMPVPGTYNFNISDTETKEVCRPKAKQAENAENQVEFETHLPLKKRKLSMPVTSPTPTQSTSLARSREKEISYPATPMLSIADVYMQSRVFKTPAEKKQLPPESSKTVPSQFNSSPYPPNPRHFPLNLDCPSYSPPTVLFPPKFSHTN
- the LOC123672636 gene encoding uncharacterized protein LOC123672636 isoform X2, with the translated sequence MSVEDFGFPLPVKIEEEDQKLCIDLDTEENSPEDIVIEWHLEIRRFFSSYSAASGEIKLVTIMKEYITSLTERAIHFEHVVRLHEMVDYHMEHIYWFYRDSDTCLSDLYLDYMEHIMTFYVNLSLRVLLALKSKIKVTQEMVNNTTQKVIKRLSFYLLKSEYHIFHVLIRQTTTMVDGMIKDLMSILNSNICKQIFRNIYKFFLVMVPIRDLSEEAFCRAFILFENWKAFENHKHNEHIEKCMENIFNHTMDSIKENEFLRDILMPKTSIISELMRVMGCDPSITKAYFDYIKAKQKQDGESIDDIGKLKLENVMLSDTEDTESVDEDDGVDFDDKYEELFGNIMKNSDYDLDEVLFDCKNERNSLEVTSGEQDPDIMVVDTDSDSDVEIVSITPSNKENSNTSRRTHTGQPTSFLESITIDVDTTRRRYGFRTFGNFNNTPTHTTTEIAHSSTSYIEQPPQTVFDRQDVLEVINDTPIETLNIDNDIVETTESNTNVPVKENNSVVNIMQADTSGNEMSKSDKVTSSDLEVPVLSPTNLSCDLSEVPMELEISDYLSDFNEKIVDTAAPKAVEVSSSSNTLPENSISAPSQSSAVQEVANFSKAAQMPISVKTNGTINHICRCSQLLGTLAPTEREERSLEVFPAISSTTSENIKVVTDNQDSSKNKEIEGTVASENLGENTVYSERNSKNSEIEALITPAGSENVAVETEIESLRDKKIETTIVEENLKNRDAEPIVTVEASSIISGTEVVLTSGEILMECPTTDKVDDGQHTMGNIEVDRTITSGDKSKEISKSDEVEATIATDVVEENVVNEVVPEENLNQANGLKEVEMSNEEVCYFEEVEYSEKDIEQIVPLVPEVQEICEQVEAPTIHLDTLSIKTVVDQPKKSVNGALLNKDPEQCKSKDERTLQCDAKVTKCRTEIRIEECQETTSARVDTPLDTGQDSLFVPPLDTGQFDVNSPASPDNAPKSRDTKMLRVVGGLRKGQQHGEFGYPTPPGSEEEKDTDEQTKLIYSHILQTQEQEEDFLSEMVVDDTEIDPADLLERLSDVERELSRSATPGIGKSYEQIVKDSVGSQNSSDEDDDEIVSKKCNSKDQDQDISFDEMEQFLKKCENDDYPQANRKKRKRQKAVAEDSRSRKNSFTRSPKRVKINDEPETHFITYDEDSKDDVWSDQNAYNPSSSSDDEDDVGRRSLAKRKPSPMPLSKYLSKKNGIKTHLPLSGRLSPEKPPPLKGILKRIEQRHTYQPLHPVDDEPETAMIVLHEREIGRGKRGSIAVKVFKISFAAFQVPFDDYKLCHHAMVYLKHVKHEDMKDNVSVRTNRDFEEEEMYNQPDNKPMYKIVFDKKSPQLNSNDRKYYCDPSISSVAAAKQQPNKRTLYESENEQGTVHLSTEISNPTPPVDPSIPISPPYFSPSSNSSSEFPESAKLIPFQDIERALLVVEPDKSECRERNVQNAYKSIDMETIELLSNNADFHKMLRDLNGDVLIEKVPLISVEETADGVVTAFVNDNDLVSNLNTDEQLLKNVCRQLESEAMASQNRLIVDGAFLEVLDATRQDVETYSATMPGDSFPLRVVSNTVPASLHRHSYSADPPLAHSGYTEAGYPSTFVPKHSPPLVPPLAHMYPSDLSVYPMHQQPYPNLHAGYPEAGCFSTARTSPLTVTSASIISMGQETYNVPDSSLIHSGYSEMNASIASPQLKMPVYSVSPQTLPVNMKSFIPNPSVVPSLYPEGLLPYPQTTSSSYTCSVPAYPDANCLIPNLPRPEHYPEKKPIVPSPPLTAPPHSTVSNAQHLDTSASIPSLPSTSKCSKTLRCSSRRESYRTKQPQVKTDKRRKRLPKEVLTISQINESTTDLSNLDNNNKTNSSIYPTTNPGIFTRTRSRLRSSRCLRVSQPTDYFCKTSKSRDPRLRQPILCVSPPFVARSRKPSLRIHFCCPAGKKRWVRRKSLRKIGKRYGEVEFPIVNAVLGTTTSKPKQSSLERCCCSTTKVEPTPMFIESTQKFIEPTQKFVEPTQKFIEPTQSFVEPMQKIVESTQKFIEPTQSFVEPMQKFVESTQKFIEPTQKFIEPTRTFVEPTQTFVESTQKFIEPIQQFVESTQKFIEPTQTFVESTQKFIEPTQKFVEPTQQFVETNQKFIEPTTKFVEPKIRNFVEPSRKFVESTPKIIEPKFVEPTRSRLVEPKPKIVEPIPDVHFAVPKSAPRQNAHLKTVPPPTSNNEQKVQKAPARKRGRPPKNSKSHSKDASAKDHIPSTSKHIPVVAPRGVKASKGAEQKNYPATRSASQPRIEPLKIIKDPKSKNYCKVVPVRAKTPEPMPVPGTYNFNISDTETKEVCRPKAKQAENAENQVEFETHLPLKKRKLSMPVTSPTPTQSTSLARSREKEISYPATPMLSIADVYMQSRVFKTPAEKKQLPPESSKTVPSQFNSSPYPPNPRHFPLNLDCPSYSPPTVLFPPKFSHTN
- the LOC123672636 gene encoding uncharacterized protein LOC123672636 isoform X3 — encoded protein: MVDYHMEHIYWFYRDSDTCLSDLYLDYMEHIMTFYVNLSLRVLLALKSKIKVTQEMVNNTTQKVIKRLSFYLLKSEYHIFHVLIRQTTTMVDGMIKDLMSILNSNICKQIFRNIYKFFLVMVPIRDLSEEAFCRAFILFENWKAFENHKHNEHIEKCMENIFNHTMDSIKENEFLRDILMPKTSIISELMRVMGCDPSITKAYFDYIKAKQKQDGESIDDIGKLKLENVMLSDTEDTESVDEDDGVDFDDKYEELFGNIMKNSDYDLDEVLFDCKNERNSLEVTSGEQDPDIMVVDTDSDSDVEIVSITPSNKENSNTSRRTHTGQPTSFLESITIDVDTTRRRYGFRTFGNFNNTPTHTTTEIAHSSTSYIEQPPQTVFDRQDVLEVINDTPIETLNIDNDIVETTESNTNVPVKENNSVVNIMQADTSGNEMSKSDKVTSSDLEVPVLSPTNLSCDLSEVPMELEISDYLSDFNEKIVDTAAPKAVEVSSSSNTLPENSISAPSQSSAVQEVANFSKAAQMPISVKTNGTINHICRCSQLLGTLAPTEREERSLEVFPAISSTTSENIKVVTDNQDSSKNKEIEGTVASENLGENTVYSERNSKNSEIEALITPAGSENVAVETEIESLRDKKIETTIVEENLKNRDAEPIVTVEASSIISGTEVVLTSGEILMECPTTDKVDDGQHTMGNIEVDRTITSGDKSKEISKSDEVEATIATDVVEENVVNEVVPEENLNQANGLKEVEMSNEEVCYFEEVEYSEKDIEQIVPLVPEVQEICEQVEAPTIHLDTLSIKTVVDQPKKSVNGALLNKDPEQCKSKDERTLQCDAKVTKCRTEIRIEECQETTSARVDTPLDTGQDSLFVPPLDTGQFDVNSPASPDNAPKSRDTKMLRVVGGLRKGQQHGEFGYPTPPGSEEEKDTDEQTKLIYSHILQTQEQEEDFLSEMVVDDTEIDPADLLERLSDVERELSRSATPGIGKSYEQIVKDSVGSQNSSDEDDDEIVSKKCNSKDQDQDISFDEMEQFLKKCENDDYPQANRKKRKRQKAVAEDSRSRKNSFTRSPKRVKINDEPETHFITYDEDSKDDVWSDQNAYNPSSSSDDEDDVGRRSLAKRKPSPMPLSKYLSKKNGIKTHLPLSGRLSPEKPPPLKGILKRIEQRHTYQPLHPVDDEPETAMIVLHEREIGRGKRGSIAVKVFKISFAAFQVPFDDYKLCHHAMVYLKHVKHEDMKDNVSVRTNRDFEEEEMYNQPDNKPMYKIVFDKKSPQLNSNDRKYYCDPSISSVAAAKQQPNKRTLYESENEQGTVHLSTEISNPTPPVDPSIPISPPYFSPSSNSSSEFPESAKLIPFQDIERALLVVEPDKSECRERNVQNAYKSIDMETIELLSNNADFHKMLRDLNGDVLIEKVPLISVEETADGVVTAFVNDNDLVSNLNTDEQLLKNVCRQLESEAMASQNRLIVDGAFLEVLDATRQDVETYSATMPGDSFPLRVVSNTVPASLHRHSYSADPPLAHSGYTEAGYPSTFVPKHSPPLVPPLAHMYPSDLSVYPMHQQPYPNLHAGYPEAGCFSTARTSPLTVTSASIISMGQETYNVPDSSLIHSGYSEMNASIASPQLKMPVYSVSPQTLPVNMKSFIPNPSVVPSLYPEGLLPYPQTTSSSYTCSVPAYPDANCLIPNLPRPEHYPEKKPIVPSPPLTAPPHSTVSNAQHLDTSASIPSLPSTSKCSKTLRCSSRRESYRTKQPQVKTDKRRKRLPKEVLTISQINESTTDLSNLDNNNKTNSSIYPTTNPGIFTRTRSRLRSSRCLRVSQPTDYFCKTSKSRDPRLRQPILCVSPPFVARSRKPSLRIHFCCPAGKKRWVRRKSLRKIGKRYGEVEFPIVNAVLGTTTSKPKQSSLERCCCSTTKVEPTPMFIESTQKFIEPTQKFVEPTQKFIEPTQSFVEPMQKIVESTQKFIEPTQSFVEPMQKFVESTQKFIEPTQKFIEPTRTFVEPTQTFVESTQKFIEPIQQFVESTQKFIEPTQTFVESTQKFIEPTQKFVEPTQQFVETNQKFIEPTTKFVEPKIRNFVEPSRKFVESTPKIIEPKFVEPTRSRLVEPKPKIVEPIPDVHFAVPKSAPRQNAHLKTVPPPTSNNEQKVQKAPARKRGRPPKNSKSHSKDASAKDHIPSTSKHIPVVAPRGVKASKGAEQKNYPATRSASQPRIEPLKIIKDPKSKNYCKVVPVRAKTPEPMPVPGTYNFNISDTETKEVCRPKAKQAENAENQVEFETHLPLKKRKLSMPVTSPTPTQSTSLARSREKEISYPATPMLSIADVYMQSRVFKTPAEKKQLPPESSKTVPSQFNSSPYPPNPRHFPLNLDCPSYSPPTVLFPPKFSHTN